The region GTAGACTCATAAGCGATGGTGTATTGGTTACGAATATCATGCGCGATTTGCTCACAAATGGGGATCACGTCCTTTAACCTCTCCGGCAAAAAAGCCTTTCCACCCGTGGCCTTTGCAAACCGATGGAGGACATGTGGGTTCTTGTCGGGATCATCCGGTTCAACGAGACCCAGGGTATAGATGATGACGTCGGACTTCATCGCCAATGCCATGACCTGGTCCAGGGTGTGCTTGCTGGCGTTGTCGGCCCCATCGCTGACGACGATGAGGACTTTCTTGTCCCGATTACCTTTCTTCAGGTGTTCGAGCGCAGCCGCGATGGCGTCGTAGAGCGCCGTCTCGCCGTTTGCGGCAATTCGGGAGAGGGCGACCGCCAATTGATCCGGTTGGTCGGTGAACGCCGTGTCGGGGGGAAGGCCAAAGGAAACGTGTTCGTTGAAATTGACCACGAACATTTGGTCCTGCGGGTTACTGGACCGTGCGAAGGCCAAAGCGGCGGCAATCACTTCAGCGCGCCTCGGTTTCATGCTTCCACTGTTATCGACAACCAAGCCGAC is a window of Terriglobia bacterium DNA encoding:
- a CDS encoding VWA domain-containing protein encodes the protein MGSIRIGARHKRDCIAICRCLAALFFLILLSSVVCPQESPPAESRQTDPYTIRMDVEMVILRATVQTHKGVLVSGLGKDHFQVYEDGVLQQITYFTHQDIPVTVGLVVDNSGSMKPRRAEVIAAALAFARSSNPQDQMFVVNFNEHVSFGLPPDTAFTDQPDQLAVALSRIAANGETALYDAIAAALEHLKKGNRDKKVLIVVSDGADNASKHTLDQVMALAMKSDVIIYTLGLVEPDDPDKNPHVLHRFAKATGGKAFLPERLKDVIPICEQIAHDIRNQYTIAYESTNEKRDGNYRAVTVKAVAGGGRLIVRTRPGYYAPNKPESSPAKLSNKP